One window of Chamaesiphon minutus PCC 6605 genomic DNA carries:
- a CDS encoding fructosamine kinase family protein translates to MSDRQIWTDIEANITQATGQQFALGDRRSIGGGCINQVYSIANSLVSSSTLDRSDRYFVKLNQANLVEMFAAEARGLIEIAATATIKVPIPICWGTSGDRSYLVLEYLELTNKVNEQSWHELGSNLAKLHRHQINDRAAFGWHTNNTIASTPQINIWQEDWANFFMHHRIGYQLELARCKGGNFAKATTLLNAIPQLLDGHQPKPSLVHGDLWGGNASFTSTGIPIIYDPATYWGDREVDLALTELFGGFPTAFYQGYDRVYPVDSGYSQRKALYNLYHILNHYNLFGGSYHSQAERSIDSILKYL, encoded by the coding sequence ATGAGCGATCGGCAAATTTGGACTGATATTGAGGCAAATATTACTCAAGCTACGGGTCAGCAATTTGCGCTCGGCGATCGACGCTCGATCGGTGGTGGTTGTATCAATCAAGTTTATTCGATCGCTAATTCTCTAGTTTCATCCTCAACTCTCGATCGATCCGATCGGTATTTTGTTAAGCTCAATCAGGCAAATTTGGTTGAGATGTTTGCAGCGGAAGCTAGAGGATTAATCGAAATAGCCGCAACTGCAACTATTAAAGTGCCAATCCCAATTTGTTGGGGAACGAGCGGAGATCGCAGCTATTTAGTTTTAGAATATTTAGAATTAACAAATAAAGTTAACGAGCAAAGTTGGCATGAATTAGGTAGTAATTTAGCCAAGCTACACCGTCACCAAATTAACGATCGAGCGGCATTTGGTTGGCATACAAATAACACGATCGCATCGACCCCGCAAATTAATATTTGGCAAGAAGATTGGGCAAACTTCTTTATGCACCACCGAATCGGCTATCAATTAGAACTCGCCCGCTGCAAGGGTGGTAATTTTGCCAAAGCAACAACATTACTCAACGCAATTCCGCAACTACTCGACGGTCATCAACCGAAACCGTCATTAGTTCATGGCGATTTGTGGGGTGGAAATGCCAGCTTTACAAGTACTGGCATTCCCATTATTTACGATCCAGCAACTTACTGGGGCGATCGTGAGGTCGATTTAGCCTTAACTGAATTATTTGGTGGTTTTCCAACTGCTTTTTATCAAGGATACGATCGAGTTTATCCCGTAGATTCTGGCTACTCTCAGCGCAAGGCTTTATACAATCTTTATCACATTCTCAATCACTACAATTTATTTGGTGGTAGTTACCACAGTCAAGCCGAACGCTCGATCGACTCAATTTTGAAATACTTGTGA
- a CDS encoding GNAT family N-acetyltransferase, with protein sequence MIECRKMTRESSEDAFSLLRSFLGEDEYYLDSSAVYGGGGEPELRRALDLFLRLPELGFVWLAYLEGEPVGVCMVCFAISTSIGGIVAKLDDVFVISSKQGRGVGSALLQDLKQELLDLGVLRIDTSVHLQNDRAKRFYQQQGFRQLDEEKLACVL encoded by the coding sequence ATGATTGAATGCCGAAAAATGACGCGCGAGTCGAGTGAGGATGCGTTTAGTCTATTGCGTTCTTTTCTGGGCGAGGACGAATATTATCTCGATAGCAGTGCTGTTTATGGTGGCGGAGGGGAACCGGAGCTAAGGAGAGCGTTGGATCTGTTTTTACGATTGCCCGAACTCGGTTTTGTCTGGTTAGCCTATCTTGAGGGCGAACCCGTCGGCGTGTGTATGGTTTGCTTTGCTATTTCTACTTCGATCGGGGGGATTGTTGCCAAGCTCGATGACGTGTTTGTCATTAGCTCCAAGCAGGGTCGAGGTGTTGGTTCGGCTTTATTACAAGATCTCAAACAAGAGTTACTCGATCTCGGTGTACTGCGGATCGATACCAGCGTCCATCTCCAAAACGATCGTGCTAAAAGATTCTATCAGCAGCAAGGTTTTCGACAGTTAGACGAGGAGAAATTGGCATGCGTTTTGTGA
- a CDS encoding carbohydrate ABC transporter permease: MNSHKYKSSRSFFNRLAMLLDREDIAAGVFLFPALSLLGIFLIFPIIYLGYLSFTGGSFTRSGVQWVGINNYLRLLLSPDFWQVIGNTLYFTIGTVIPSIVIPLGLAVLLNQNVPFAGIFRTIYFIPSIVSLVAAGLGFRWLFQADGAINALLSSFGFDKIAWLSDSIWAMPVIIILSIWKQIGFNLVVFLAGLQAIPSNRYEAAELDGANSWQQFRHITLPGMQSTLILTAITTTIFTLKSFEQVYIITGGGPLNSTNLLVYYIYDRAFAQFDFGYAAAAAMVLLAFTSGLVYLQLRTWTQD, encoded by the coding sequence ATGAACAGTCATAAATACAAATCATCGCGTTCTTTTTTTAATCGGTTGGCAATGTTACTCGATCGAGAAGATATTGCCGCAGGAGTCTTTTTATTTCCAGCTTTATCATTGCTGGGCATATTTTTGATTTTTCCAATTATTTATCTGGGTTATTTAAGCTTTACTGGCGGCAGTTTTACGCGATCGGGCGTACAGTGGGTGGGTATTAATAACTACTTAAGATTGCTACTTTCGCCAGATTTTTGGCAAGTTATCGGTAATACTCTTTATTTTACGATCGGGACGGTAATTCCGAGTATTGTAATTCCTTTAGGACTGGCCGTATTATTAAATCAGAATGTGCCCTTTGCGGGTATTTTTCGGACGATTTATTTTATTCCCTCGATCGTCTCGCTAGTAGCGGCTGGACTGGGTTTTCGCTGGCTATTCCAAGCAGATGGCGCGATTAATGCTTTACTGAGTAGCTTCGGCTTTGACAAAATTGCCTGGTTGAGCGATTCTATATGGGCGATGCCTGTCATCATTATTTTGAGTATTTGGAAGCAAATTGGTTTCAATCTAGTTGTCTTTTTAGCTGGTTTACAAGCAATCCCTAGCAATCGCTATGAAGCAGCAGAATTAGATGGTGCAAATAGTTGGCAGCAGTTTCGACATATCACTTTACCTGGAATGCAATCGACGTTAATTCTTACGGCGATTACAACTACAATCTTTACGCTTAAAAGTTTCGAGCAAGTGTATATTATTACGGGCGGCGGGCCATTGAATTCTACTAATTTATTAGTCTATTATATCTACGATCGCGCTTTCGCTCAATTTGATTTTGGTTACGCCGCAGCCGCTGCGATGGTCTTATTAGCTTTTACGTCTGGTTTAGTTTATTTACAGCTACGAACGTGGACTCAGGACTAA
- a CDS encoding ATP-dependent Clp protease proteolytic subunit, producing MVQSQYYGGDSYYRTPPPDLPSLLLKERIVYMGGPLVSSDDYKRQMGYDPTKLLIAQLLYLQFDNPEKPIYFYINSTGTSWYTGDSIGFETEAFAICDTLGYIKPPVHTICIGQAMGTAAMILAAGTKGCRASLPHATIVLNQPRSGAQGQASDIQIRAKEVLDNKTAILDIFSHSTGQPAEKIAKDTDRMLYMTPTEAKEYGLIDIVLNSAKDLPTAIPALV from the coding sequence ATGGTACAGTCCCAATATTACGGCGGCGATAGCTATTACCGGACACCGCCACCAGATTTACCCTCACTGCTACTAAAAGAGCGGATTGTCTACATGGGCGGGCCATTAGTATCGTCCGATGACTACAAGCGGCAAATGGGCTACGATCCTACCAAGCTATTGATCGCCCAATTGCTATATCTCCAATTTGACAATCCCGAAAAACCGATTTACTTCTATATCAACTCCACTGGGACATCTTGGTATACAGGCGACTCGATCGGGTTTGAAACCGAAGCTTTCGCGATTTGCGACACCCTCGGCTACATTAAGCCACCCGTCCATACGATCTGTATCGGGCAAGCCATGGGTACTGCCGCCATGATCCTCGCCGCAGGTACCAAAGGCTGTCGCGCCAGTCTCCCGCACGCGACCATCGTCCTCAATCAGCCCCGTAGTGGCGCGCAAGGACAAGCCAGTGATATTCAGATTAGGGCCAAAGAAGTCTTGGACAACAAGACTGCAATCTTGGACATCTTCTCGCACAGTACGGGTCAACCCGCCGAGAAAATCGCCAAAGATACCGATCGGATGTTGTACATGACACCCACCGAAGCTAAAGAATACGGCTTAATCGATATCGTTCTCAATAGTGCCAAAGATTTACCTACAGCGATTCCAGCTTTGGTCTAG
- the psaA gene encoding photosystem I core protein PsaA has protein sequence MTISPPEREAKVKVVVDKDPVPTSFEKWGKPGHFDRTLAKGPKTTTWIWNLHALAHDFDSHTSDLEDVSRKIFSAHFGHLAVIFIWLSGMYFHGARFSNYEAWLTNPTGIKPSAQVVWSIVGQDILNADVGGGFHGIQITSGLFQLWRASGYTNSTQLYATAIGGLVMAGLMLFAGWFHYHKRAPKLEWFQNVESMMNHHLAGLLGLGCLSWAGHQIHVSLPINKLLDSGVAPKDIPLPHEFLDPAKMAELYPSFAKGLTPFFTLNWAEYADFLTFKGGLNPTTGGLWLSDTAHHHLALAVLFIVAGHMYRTNWGIGHSMKEILENHKGPFTGEGHKGLYEILTTSWHAQLAINLAMLGSVSIIVAQHMYAMPPYPYLATDYATQLSLFTHHMWIGGFCVVGGAAHAAIFMVRDYDPAMNQNNLLDRMLRHRDAIISHLNWVCLFLGFHSFGLYVHNDTMQALGRPQDMFSDKAIQLQPVFAQWIQGLHTAAPGNTAPNALQTASLAFGGDTLAVGGKVAMMPIVLGTADFMVHHIHAFTIHVTVLILLKGVLFARSSRLIPDKANLGFRFPCDGPGRGGTCQVSGWDHVFLGLFWMYNAISVVIFHFSWKMQSDVWGTVAPDGTVSHITGGNFAASAININGWLRDFLWAQASQVINSYGTALSAYGLIFLGAHFIWAFSLMFLFSGRGYWQELIESIVWAHNKLNVGPAIQPRALSIIQGRAVGVAHYLLGGIATTWAFFLARSIAIG, from the coding sequence ATGACAATTAGTCCGCCAGAGCGGGAAGCAAAAGTAAAGGTAGTCGTTGACAAAGATCCAGTTCCTACTTCATTCGAGAAGTGGGGTAAGCCAGGTCATTTCGATCGCACCCTAGCGAAGGGACCAAAAACCACTACGTGGATTTGGAATCTTCATGCTCTCGCCCATGATTTCGATAGTCACACCAGTGACTTGGAAGACGTTTCTCGTAAGATTTTCAGTGCTCACTTCGGTCATCTCGCCGTCATATTTATATGGTTGAGCGGGATGTATTTCCACGGTGCCCGTTTCTCTAACTATGAAGCGTGGCTCACCAACCCTACTGGCATCAAACCCAGTGCCCAAGTCGTCTGGTCGATTGTCGGTCAAGACATTCTCAACGCAGACGTTGGCGGCGGTTTTCACGGGATTCAAATCACCTCTGGTTTGTTTCAACTGTGGAGAGCGTCAGGGTACACCAACTCCACACAGCTTTATGCCACTGCTATTGGCGGCCTCGTCATGGCTGGTTTGATGCTATTTGCTGGTTGGTTTCACTACCACAAGCGCGCTCCAAAATTGGAGTGGTTCCAGAATGTAGAGTCCATGATGAACCACCACTTGGCTGGTTTGTTAGGTCTAGGCTGTCTGTCTTGGGCAGGTCACCAGATCCATGTATCTCTACCAATAAATAAATTACTAGATTCTGGTGTCGCACCAAAAGATATTCCTTTACCACATGAGTTCTTGGATCCTGCCAAGATGGCCGAACTGTATCCCAGTTTTGCTAAGGGCTTAACCCCGTTCTTTACATTGAACTGGGCTGAGTATGCAGACTTCCTCACCTTCAAAGGCGGTCTCAATCCTACTACTGGCGGTCTATGGTTATCCGACACGGCTCACCATCATTTAGCTTTGGCTGTGCTTTTCATCGTTGCTGGTCACATGTACCGCACGAACTGGGGCATCGGTCACAGTATGAAAGAAATTTTAGAAAATCATAAAGGGCCATTCACTGGCGAAGGCCATAAAGGTCTATATGAAATTCTTACCACCTCTTGGCACGCTCAGTTAGCAATTAACTTGGCAATGTTGGGATCGGTCAGCATCATCGTGGCACAACACATGTATGCAATGCCTCCGTATCCTTACTTAGCTACCGACTATGCTACTCAGCTATCGCTATTTACCCACCACATGTGGATTGGCGGTTTCTGTGTCGTCGGTGGTGCCGCTCACGCAGCAATCTTCATGGTTCGGGATTACGATCCTGCTATGAATCAAAACAACTTACTCGATCGGATGCTGCGTCACCGCGATGCAATTATTTCGCACCTGAACTGGGTTTGCTTGTTCCTTGGTTTCCATAGCTTCGGTTTGTACGTTCATAACGACACCATGCAAGCTTTGGGTCGCCCTCAAGACATGTTCTCTGATAAGGCGATTCAGTTGCAACCCGTATTCGCTCAGTGGATTCAAGGACTGCACACGGCTGCACCGGGTAACACTGCACCAAATGCGCTGCAAACTGCCAGCCTTGCTTTCGGTGGCGATACGCTCGCCGTCGGTGGCAAAGTGGCGATGATGCCGATTGTGTTGGGTACGGCGGACTTTATGGTTCACCACATTCATGCTTTCACCATTCACGTCACCGTTCTGATTCTGCTCAAAGGTGTCTTGTTTGCCCGTAGCTCTCGGTTAATCCCCGACAAAGCTAATTTGGGTTTCCGATTCCCTTGCGACGGCCCAGGTCGTGGTGGTACTTGCCAAGTTTCTGGTTGGGATCACGTTTTCCTCGGTCTGTTCTGGATGTACAACGCCATCTCGGTTGTGATTTTCCACTTTAGCTGGAAGATGCAGTCGGATGTATGGGGTACAGTCGCGCCAGATGGAACTGTCTCGCACATTACTGGTGGTAACTTTGCTGCTAGTGCTATTAACATTAATGGTTGGTTGCGTGACTTCCTGTGGGCGCAAGCTTCTCAAGTTATCAACTCCTACGGTACGGCTCTGTCTGCCTACGGTTTGATTTTCTTGGGCGCGCACTTTATCTGGGCGTTTAGCTTAATGTTCCTGTTCAGCGGTCGTGGCTACTGGCAAGAACTAATCGAGTCGATCGTTTGGGCGCACAACAAGCTCAACGTTGGACCCGCAATTCAGCCTCGCGCTCTGAGCATCATTCAGGGTCGGGCTGTTGGTGTCGCTCACTATCTCCTCGGCGGGATTGCGACAACCTGGGCATTCTTCTTAGCTCGATCGATCGCAATCGGCTGA
- the truB gene encoding tRNA pseudouridine(55) synthase TruB, which translates to MDGFINLKKLPDWTSHDCVAKVRRILQTKKVGHGGTLDPAAVGVLPIAIGKATRLLQYLPEGKAYRAIIRLGIETTTDDLAGETIYSEPASAVTIDRIRAVIPEFIGEIVQTPPMYSAIQVNGQRLYKLARAGEVIEVPTRLVNIHVIDILNWTPGDFPEVEVQINCGGGTYIRSIARDLGVKLGTRGVLAVLERNASCGFELPESITLEELETQQRAGTFIPIAPDRGLAHLPTITLLDADRVKFWSQGKRLPISELQLTPANSEPSGFVKVMDEQRCLGVGEIRQIEGENLLVPQTVLL; encoded by the coding sequence GTGGACGGATTCATTAACTTAAAAAAATTGCCAGACTGGACTTCTCACGATTGTGTTGCCAAAGTGCGGCGGATCTTGCAGACAAAAAAAGTCGGGCATGGCGGGACATTAGATCCTGCCGCAGTAGGAGTATTGCCGATCGCCATCGGCAAAGCAACTCGATTGCTACAGTATTTACCTGAAGGCAAAGCATATCGAGCCATTATCCGACTCGGTATCGAGACAACAACAGACGATTTGGCTGGAGAGACGATCTATTCGGAGCCAGCATCCGCCGTGACGATCGATCGCATCCGAGCGGTAATTCCCGAATTTATCGGCGAGATCGTCCAAACGCCGCCCATGTATAGTGCCATCCAAGTAAATGGGCAAAGATTGTATAAGCTAGCGCGCGCTGGCGAAGTCATTGAAGTACCTACTCGCCTAGTAAATATCCATGTAATAGATATCCTCAACTGGACGCCAGGAGATTTTCCCGAAGTTGAGGTACAGATTAATTGCGGTGGCGGCACATATATTCGCTCGATCGCCCGCGATTTGGGCGTTAAGCTAGGTACTAGAGGCGTATTGGCAGTTCTAGAACGCAATGCCAGTTGCGGCTTTGAGTTGCCGGAGAGCATCACCTTAGAAGAATTAGAAACCCAACAGCGCGCGGGGACTTTTATCCCCATTGCGCCCGATCGTGGATTGGCTCATTTACCAACAATAACCCTATTAGATGCCGATCGAGTTAAATTCTGGAGTCAGGGGAAACGGTTACCGATCTCCGAACTTCAATTGACACCTGCAAATTCCGAGCCGAGCGGCTTTGTGAAAGTCATGGACGAACAGCGGTGCTTGGGAGTAGGCGAAATCCGCCAGATTGAAGGCGAGAATTTATTAGTTCCTCAGACAGTATTGCTCTAA
- a CDS encoding MFS transporter, translating into MEDRLDRPCLLQSLPPTLMNRSFWIIAIINFINALSFTILIPTIYQYGREFNLSDKETSLLFAIFSIAQFFATPIIGKLSDRFGRRPLLIISLVGTVIGNFMAGTATNAPVLFFARFLDGVTGGNVSVAQAVIADVTTPENRAKGYGIFGASLGLGFVMGPVLSLVAQQRSLGTAFLVSSGIAAFALILTILFLPETLPERTNNNTNIFDLGLRDLIRGLTFPRIGILFIINLCVGTTFTLFTFAFQPYYLKVLHQDNRSLTLLFFAIGVVGVVVQLQGVKILTRYISFVKILFLGLFFRSLSFVLMPIVPDIYFFLAISTIFAIFNSVVQPMISTLISLNTTPEEQGKMSGLNASYLSAANGIGPVIAGLMVDQNNPTTYGYPLYLAGIFTFIVLFFAVRNRRKFTPKQTQPTT; encoded by the coding sequence ATTGAAGATCGATTAGATCGGCCATGTCTTCTCCAGTCTTTACCCCCAACCCTAATGAACCGCAGCTTCTGGATTATTGCTATTATTAATTTCATCAATGCACTGAGTTTTACGATCCTGATTCCGACAATTTATCAATACGGGCGAGAGTTTAACCTAAGTGACAAGGAAACTAGCCTCTTATTTGCAATATTTTCGATCGCTCAATTCTTTGCTACGCCAATTATTGGCAAACTATCGGACAGGTTTGGGAGACGACCGTTATTGATTATCAGCTTAGTCGGCACCGTAATCGGTAACTTTATGGCTGGCACCGCAACTAATGCGCCAGTCCTATTTTTTGCCAGATTTTTAGATGGTGTGACGGGTGGTAATGTCTCAGTGGCTCAAGCTGTCATCGCGGATGTCACTACTCCAGAAAATCGTGCTAAAGGATATGGGATTTTTGGTGCGTCACTGGGATTGGGATTTGTCATGGGGCCAGTACTCAGTTTAGTCGCCCAACAACGTTCTCTAGGCACAGCATTTTTGGTTTCTTCAGGAATTGCCGCATTCGCCTTAATTTTAACAATACTTTTTTTACCAGAAACATTACCCGAACGCACGAATAACAATACGAATATTTTCGATCTGGGGTTACGAGATTTGATTAGAGGACTAACTTTTCCCAGAATAGGAATCTTATTTATTATCAATCTTTGTGTCGGGACGACATTCACCTTATTTACTTTTGCTTTTCAACCTTACTACCTGAAAGTATTGCATCAAGATAATAGGTCTTTGACATTGTTGTTTTTTGCTATTGGTGTAGTCGGTGTAGTTGTTCAGCTTCAAGGAGTAAAAATATTAACTAGGTATATTAGTTTTGTTAAAATTTTATTTCTAGGCTTATTCTTTCGTAGTTTATCATTCGTGCTAATGCCGATCGTCCCAGATATTTATTTTTTCTTAGCTATTAGTACGATCTTTGCTATATTTAACTCTGTCGTACAACCGATGATTAGTACGCTGATTTCACTCAATACGACTCCAGAAGAACAAGGAAAAATGTCCGGACTCAATGCTTCTTATTTAAGTGCTGCAAATGGCATCGGCCCAGTTATTGCTGGATTGATGGTAGACCAAAATAATCCGACAACTTATGGGTATCCACTATATCTAGCCGGGATTTTTACATTCATAGTGTTATTTTTTGCCGTCCGCAATCGTCGTAAATTCACGCCCAAACAAACCCAGCCAACTACCTAA
- a CDS encoding MlaE family lipid ABC transporter permease subunit yields the protein MRLWFRRFVAAIFLGGQVIVHILRGKFNYANIVEQMALVGPESLLIALVTATTIGMVFTIQVAREFINIGAGQIVGGVLSLALTRELAPVLTAVVLAGRVGSAFAAEIGTMKVSEQIDALYILKTDPVDYLVIPRLVACCVMLPLLTVLSIVTGMIGGLIVATSLFGMPARVFLESARNFLEIWDVCSAPIKAVCFGALIAIIGCSWGLTTTGGAKGVGQSTTTAVVTSLLAIFISNFFLSWLMFQGSGSAGSKAI from the coding sequence ATGCGCTTGTGGTTTAGGCGGTTTGTGGCAGCCATTTTCTTGGGTGGACAAGTGATTGTTCATATTCTGAGGGGCAAATTTAATTATGCAAATATTGTCGAGCAAATGGCTTTAGTCGGCCCAGAATCACTTTTAATCGCATTAGTGACAGCTACCACGATTGGGATGGTATTTACCATTCAGGTAGCGCGGGAATTTATTAATATCGGTGCGGGACAAATCGTGGGCGGGGTTTTGTCGCTGGCTCTGACTCGCGAACTCGCCCCCGTACTTACCGCCGTCGTATTAGCTGGTAGAGTCGGCTCGGCATTTGCTGCCGAAATTGGCACGATGAAAGTTAGCGAACAAATCGACGCACTCTACATTTTAAAGACAGATCCGGTCGATTATTTAGTAATCCCCCGCTTGGTAGCTTGTTGTGTAATGCTACCATTGTTGACTGTTTTGTCGATCGTCACGGGGATGATTGGCGGCTTAATCGTTGCTACTAGTTTATTTGGAATGCCCGCACGAGTATTCTTAGAATCAGCTCGTAACTTTCTAGAAATTTGGGATGTATGCAGCGCACCGATTAAAGCAGTCTGTTTTGGTGCCTTAATTGCAATTATCGGTTGCAGTTGGGGACTAACGACTACAGGTGGTGCCAAAGGTGTCGGGCAATCGACCACCACAGCAGTAGTAACTTCGCTGTTGGCAATTTTTATTTCTAACTTTTTCCTCTCTTGGCTAATGTTTCAAGGTTCTGGTAGTGCGGGTTCTAAGGCGATTTAG
- the glmU gene encoding bifunctional UDP-N-acetylglucosamine diphosphorylase/glucosamine-1-phosphate N-acetyltransferase GlmU, which yields MVAVAILAAGKGTRMRSDLPKVLHSLGGRSLVERVLIGCEQLQPERQLAIVGYQANRVKEALLHYPDLEFVEQAQQLGTGHAVQQLLPHLEDFEGDLLVLNGDVPLLRPETLKALLATHQHHQNAATILTAQIHHPQGYGRVFCDSNNLLKEIVEDRDCTDAQRQNRRVNAGIYCFNWPKLQAVLPKLQSNNSQQEYYITDAVNFLSPVMVYDVPDDREILGINDRRQLATAYQILQSRIKDEWMAAGVTIIDPDSVTIDDTVQIGVDAIIEPQTHLRGKTTIGVGSRIGPGSTIENSDIGDRVTILHSVVIDSSIGDKANIGPFAHIRQQATVGESCRVGNFVELKKSTLGDNTNVAHLSYIGDATVGKQVNIGAGTITVNYDGKHKHHTTIGNFTRIGSNNTLIAPLNLGNGVTTAAGSTISEDVPDDCLAIARSRQTIKPGWRPKWHQE from the coding sequence ATGGTAGCAGTAGCAATTTTGGCAGCGGGCAAAGGTACGCGAATGAGATCGGACTTACCCAAGGTACTACACTCGCTAGGAGGTCGATCTCTAGTCGAGCGGGTGCTGATTGGTTGCGAACAATTACAACCCGAGCGGCAATTAGCAATAGTCGGTTATCAAGCTAACCGAGTCAAAGAAGCACTGCTGCATTATCCCGACTTGGAGTTTGTCGAACAAGCCCAACAATTAGGTACGGGACATGCCGTTCAACAATTACTCCCCCATTTAGAAGATTTTGAAGGGGACTTGCTAGTCTTAAATGGCGACGTTCCACTTTTGCGTCCTGAGACGCTCAAAGCACTCTTAGCGACGCACCAACACCATCAAAATGCCGCAACTATACTCACAGCCCAAATTCATCATCCACAAGGCTATGGGCGGGTCTTTTGCGACAGCAATAATTTACTCAAGGAGATCGTCGAAGATCGGGACTGTACCGACGCACAGCGTCAAAATCGGCGCGTTAATGCCGGAATATATTGTTTTAATTGGCCGAAACTCCAAGCAGTATTGCCCAAATTGCAAAGCAATAACAGCCAACAAGAATATTACATTACCGATGCAGTTAATTTCCTCTCGCCAGTGATGGTTTATGATGTGCCTGACGATCGAGAAATTTTAGGCATTAACGATCGTCGTCAGTTAGCGACTGCTTATCAGATCCTGCAATCGCGGATCAAAGATGAGTGGATGGCTGCTGGCGTCACGATTATCGATCCCGACAGCGTGACGATCGACGATACCGTCCAAATCGGCGTGGATGCAATTATCGAGCCGCAAACTCATTTGCGAGGTAAAACCACAATTGGTGTTGGCAGCCGGATTGGGCCTGGTAGTACGATCGAGAATAGCGACATCGGCGATCGCGTCACAATCTTGCATTCGGTGGTAATCGATAGCTCGATCGGCGATAAAGCGAATATCGGCCCCTTCGCGCACATCCGCCAACAAGCTACCGTCGGCGAATCCTGCCGGGTCGGCAACTTTGTCGAGTTGAAAAAAAGTACTCTTGGCGACAATACTAACGTCGCACACCTATCATATATTGGCGATGCAACTGTGGGCAAGCAAGTCAACATCGGTGCGGGCACAATTACGGTCAATTACGATGGCAAACACAAACATCACACCACGATCGGTAACTTTACACGGATTGGCTCCAACAACACCCTGATTGCGCCACTAAATCTAGGCAATGGTGTAACTACCGCCGCAGGCTCGACAATTTCCGAGGATGTCCCAGATGATTGTCTGGCGATCGCCCGATCTCGTCAAACGATTAAGCCAGGTTGGCGACCAAAATGGCATCAAGAATGA
- a CDS encoding Uma2 family endonuclease yields MVHTPVKQSALEQLLDLPDANAIESSNGRLVPLPIPQVHRSIIQRQLLFAIDPLLNELDIAQAFPSLHCTFGDRSIIADIAVFEDVNIATDALGNIEDTFAISPDWIVQILPPTRSITTALKNINYCLAHGTQMGWLIDPIERCVFTSGAERTFELIEDPATILPVPLFAASIELTISQLFGAIAKSYRKST; encoded by the coding sequence ATGGTGCATACCCCAGTCAAACAAAGCGCGCTCGAACAACTACTAGATCTGCCCGATGCTAACGCCATCGAGTCTAGCAATGGTCGGCTCGTCCCATTACCAATACCGCAAGTTCATCGCAGTATCATCCAACGACAATTACTATTTGCCATCGATCCGCTGTTAAACGAACTCGATATCGCCCAAGCCTTCCCGTCACTACACTGTACTTTTGGCGATCGATCGATAATAGCTGACATCGCCGTGTTTGAAGATGTCAATATCGCCACTGACGCGCTGGGCAACATCGAAGATACATTCGCAATTTCTCCAGATTGGATCGTTCAAATTCTGCCACCCACCCGCAGCATTACTACAGCTCTTAAAAATATTAATTACTGTCTCGCCCATGGTACTCAAATGGGATGGCTCATCGATCCGATCGAGCGATGCGTATTCACGAGCGGAGCTGAGCGCACCTTCGAGCTGATTGAAGATCCCGCTACAATTTTACCAGTGCCACTATTTGCCGCATCGATCGAGCTGACAATCTCTCAGTTATTTGGAGCGATCGCTAAAAGTTATCGAAAATCGACATAG